The nucleotide sequence GGACCGCCTCCAGATCAAGCTCGCCGAAGCTGTCGCCGTCAAATGAAGCCTCTCCCGGAAGAAGTTTCGAAAGGGCCCCATGCATTTCGTTGAAAGACTCGAAATAAGTCGGCCCGGTTGTCAGGATACAGGGACATGGACTGCTGATAAGGGGTTCGAGCCGCGCGAGATAGCTTGCCCTTTCCGCTGCAGTGGCGCCGGTGTGGATTTCGTCGAAACCGTCGAGAAAGAACGCAATTTTCCCTTGGCGGATACGCTTTTCGAGCGTTGATCTTGAGACAGACACATAGTTCTTCTCAAGCGCCTTGGTGGTTACGAATGACCAGAGATCGTCATAGCTGTGAAAGCTACGCAACGGCAGCAGAATCGGAAAGATGTCTGATCGCCCCTTTGAGCAGCTGATCGCACAGTCATAGAACGCCCTTTCGAGAATGGTCGTCTTTCCAGAGCCAAAATCACCCGCGACGACGAGCATGCCCTTTCGCTTTGCAACCCACTGGTAGATATAGGCTCCAATGTCCTTTATCCGATCACGTGAGCCAAATTCGATTCGGCGTCCAACGCGATATACTCGGCGTTGATTTCCCTAGCTTCGTAATCGATGATCGTTCTGGTCAACGCTTCCGAGGGATTGAAAATCTCGTTTCGCAGTTCATTGATCGTCATGAGCCTGAGGTTGTTGCTGTCGAGCGCCTGACCCGATGCAATCTGGCTAAAATCGGCATTGGTGACCATGATCGCGCCGGTAATTGCCCCGTCCAGAAAGAGGCGCGTGGCGGTAGTGGAAAAACTCGCGAAATCATTAATGCCGACGCTACCCGAGGACCGGTTCTTTGCATCGATCATGTAGGTGATGGTTCGTGCGCCTGCGAGCGACCGCGTCACAAGAAGGTCAACCTGATGACCTTTGACCTGAACGTTTCGCTCGACCTTGTAGCCGAGCGCCTCGTAGATTGCGGCGACCTCCTTCTCGAAATTTTGCCCCTTCTCGGTCGTCGTGAGATCGCCCTCAGTCGTCATTATCATGCCCTTCCAATCGAGTCCTGTCATATCAGGCTAAGGGCGCGCCTTCCTTCCCGTCAAGCGTGTGCGAGGCCCAATGGAAATAATAGTCAGGGTCGTTTTCAATGGCATGGCGCTTGATGCAATCAACGCCTGGCAAATCCCAGACGGATCGAGTTCACTTGTCTTCGTCGCCTTTCAAGGTCGAGAAGAGTTGCGCTACCTGGGCGGGCGAGAAATCCACGCCGCCGAGGTTCGGCCAATCTAAGGTGGCGGGTCCATAGCGGTAGTCACTCTCCCTGTTCCGCCGATACTGGTTATAGCCCTCAATAAAGCTGAAAAGCTCCTGCTTCTTCTCCTCTACAGCCAGCGGAAGGTAGTTCTCGATCTTGCCGATGTCGGCGAGCCAGTCTTCCGCCTTGAACGCGCTTGCTTGTTCGCGATCGGCAGGTGTGAGGCTTTCGATAGCATAGGTCGCGACGTCCGCGAAAACCTCGTTGAACGCGTCTGAATAGGAAATAGGGTGTTCTGTGAGGTTCTCGGCGAGCTGCCCCAGGTCATCGAGACTTGGATAGCCTTTGAGGAACCGGAACACGTCGCGGGAAAGGAGCCGAGCGTAGGCGTCGGTGTCCCTGATATTCGGGCGGCGCTGCTGTCGCAATCTGCTGATGAAGGCAGGCAGATCGGGCGCGTTCCACCATAGATGCCGCCACACCCTTCTGCGAAGGTAGGCGATGAGAGATCGATCGTTCTTTTTCGAAAGTATATCCTCGATGAAGTCGAAAAAGATATCGACGCGTTCTTCCCCCGAAAGCGCACCGGACTTTATGGAGGAAATTACAATCGATGCCAGATCCCCGGCTTCTTCCGCTGGCATATGTCGCGCAAACGACCAAATGCGCATCGTCGTTTGGTAGGAGCGGCTCGCCTCCAAGAGAACGGCGAGGACCTTGCTGTCGCGGATCTTCCGCGACAGAAAATCCTGGAGGGAGGGATTTATGAAATTCAGGCGACCGTCGTGAACCGTGACAAAGGAGGAATTGATCTCCCGGATCGTATCTTCGAAAGCGCTGCCGCCGACCCGACCGACAAGAGCGAGCTTAAAGCCCTCCAAGGCCTGGTCGAAGAACGGCTCCAATTGATCGAATGGAACGCCGTAGCCTGTGATCCCTCCGAAATTGCCGGACACGAAAAGACAGAAGAGAAACGCCCTTGCAGTTTGGCTTATGTGAGCGGCGAATGCCTTTTCCCAGATTTTGTCCGGGTTTTTGAGCGTGGCCATGAACGCGCTCGGATAATTGCTTGGCGCAATGTCGCGAACGTGGGGGTGATCGGTCATCCATTCGATGAGCCGTGGCATGTAATTTGGATGATCAATGATAGGTCCGATACATCCCCTGTCGATCAGGGCCCGTACGGCCTTGTTGTCAATATCCGAATGATAGAGATGATTGTACAATATGAGGGCGCGCTCGCGCCTGCTATAGGCACTGAGATCCAAGACCAAGTCAGTCAACCTGACACGGTCATCGTCCAAAGCCTCGGACTTCATTCGGGCGGTCTGCAGGAAGTAGGAGCGGCTGGTCAGGATAAGGCGTTTGTCAGCCTCGAAGCGAACCCTCGAGAAGAATTTAACAAGCCTCCCCTCTTCAGTTCCCGAAAGGCTGCTTTCGAGACCGATATTCCCGAGAAAGTCGTCAAACAGAAAAATCTGCTTCGCGGCTGGATCAAGTGCTTTGAACCCTTCCTCGGGATTGAAGATCGACACGACCGCCCATCCCTCATGAAGGTATTCGGCAGCCAGGGCCTCGGACAATGTGGTTTTGCCCGCGCCCGGTGGTCCGGAAATGATCAGGACATGAAAATTATCGAGGATCGTCTTTGCGCGCCCGACAGCCCGCGTGGGGACGAAAGTCTTCAGGGTTCGCTTAATGTCGTGAAGTGTCGCTTCGGAGGCGGCAACGATGTGACTGTTGAGGAGATCACGCAGGACCGGGGCGCTTTGGATCCAGAGTTTGATATGGCGCCTTTCAACATCTCCGTGTTTTTGCAACAGTGCGTTTAGCTCGGTCTGACCCCAGATGTCGCCAACCGAAACCGAAGGGTGGTTGAGACACGCCTTGAGTCTGTCTTTTTGTTGGGGATTCAGCGGCTGAGACGTTATAAAAATGTATCGGGATGGCGTCAGGTTCGTCAGCTTTTTGCTTTCTTCTTTGGCAGCGTTTTCGAGATTTGCCCAACTGCTATTTCGGTAGTGTTTGACCTGAACAATGATCCGGCTGCCGTCTTGCTCATGCCGCCCGTCAATCCCCCAGTCGCGGCCCTCGGCAAAGGTTTCGAACGGAAGACCAAGTTCGGCTGCAGCCAAGTCGACGCAAAGCGCTTCAAACTCCACCGGTGAAAGGGTTTTGAAGTCATAATTTTGGGACATGTCGACGCTCCAATCCGACTTGTGAAAGCCTGACATCACTGATAAGAACAGTCAAACGCGCGCTGGGTCTCCGGGGAATCAACATGCCATACCGTCGGCCGGTAATAGCTACTCCGCTGCTTCGCGGAATGTGTCCTCCTCAAGCACCGTCGCGTCGCCCTCAAGATCATCGTTGTTATCCAGGTTTCCGGATCAGCTCGTTACCCGCAGGAGTGGCCCGGGCCCGACCATCGTGAGCCCGTATTTCCATCTTATCGGGGGCAACCAACCCCGCCAGCCATCATTCTTGAAAATGGATTGGGCAATCGCGCCGCGATTACCCCATGTGTGAGCAACCGGCGGAAACGCGAAGCTTTCATCTCTTTCGCCTCGACAACGAGCGTCGGCGTTTCGGCTACCGGCGACTGTCCGTCCTGCTTCGGCGGGAGGGAGGGCCGTCCGGGGTAGCTTTGCTCGCAACTCGGTCTCCGGCGGTCGGCAGGACCGATATCGTATCATCTTCCGATCGGCGGATATGATCTGGCAGGCCCGGCGTTCCGAAAGACCCATCACAGTCTTCAGATGCGCGACGGCGTCACCCTTGGCGGCGGGCCCTACCATTAATGGGATGGTCCGCCTCGTCCTCCTGCCGAATCACGAGGCTGTCAAACCGAAGGAGGTTGCAATGCCAAACCGCAATGTGCCGCGTCCACGGCCCCTTCCTCGCGATAGAGCCGATAGATGCGGTTGAGACTTTCCGTTCGCAAGCGGAAAGCCAGGCAGCGTGCTGCACGCGTGCACCGGTCCTCGGAAGCGACGGAGAACCAGTCCAACAGGTTCGCTTCCGACGGGACACACTGCTGCAGTTCTTTGAACGCGCGGCGCCCGCAATCGTGGGGATGGAATCGTGCGCCGGCTCTCAGTGGATTGCCAGGAAGATACAGGCACTCGGACATAAGGTGCGCTTGATCCCTGCTCAATTCGTGAAGCCCTACGTCAAGTCGAACAAGAGTGACATCATCGACGCGGAGGCGATCGCTGAAGCACCACACGGCCGACAATGAGGTTTGCAGCAATCAAAAGCGAAGAACAAGCAGACCCTCCAAACCCTTCACCGTGTGCGTGACCAGATGATCGGCACGAGAACACGCCTGATCAATCAGATGCGAGCCTTCTGCCTCGAATACGGGATCGCGCTACGCCAGGGCGCTGGTCTGTTCAAGCTCGACCTTCCACAGGCCATCGAAGATCCTACCAACGATTTGTCTCCGGCCATGCGGAAGCTGCTCGCCAACCTGTTCGCGGACTTACGCCAATTGGAGCAAGGCTCGGATGCACCCCAACAAAGCTGTCGTCGCACTTGCCGCTAAGATAGCCCGGATTGTCTGGGTTGTCCTGACCAAGCCTCGAGCACTCTACGAACGCAGAGACCCTGCATTCACCTGACGCTTCTGGCTCGATTGCAAGGCTCGGGATAGTGATGACGAAACAGCGGATCAACATGCCGTAAGCCCTGTGCAAAAAAGGCGGGCTTCGTGCCCGAACCATTTTATTGGGAGCGGCGTGTGCGGATCTCATCATGGCCTGGCTGCAACCGCAGCCCACTCGCGAGAGGCCGGATACATTTATGCAACTGGAATCGTCATTTACGATGTCGCGACCTCTTGCACGGGCGAGGCGGACCATACATTTTTTGATAGAAGCTCGCGAAGCGCAGCTGCATCGAGCATCTGCTCGGTGAGCAGCTTCTTCAGCCTGCATTCTCGTCCTCAAGCGCCTTCAACCCGCTTCGCCTCGGAGACTTCCATACCGCCGTATTTGGCTTTCCAGTTGTAAAACGTCGCTTCCGAAATTCCGTGCTTGCGGCAGAGGTCGGCTGCCTTCGCACCAGCCTCCTGCTCCTTCAGCACCGCAATAATCTGCTCTTCCGTAACTCTCTGCTTCTTCATTCGTCCGTCCTGACCGCGGTCTGGGTTCCGGACGAAGGTCATGAGGCGACGATCCGCGACCTGGTGCGCGGCAGGCAAGCCGAAAGTCATCGCTGTCACCGCCATTGCCAGAGAAATGGCCGCGTTCCTGTGGGCGATTGCGCAGGAGGTCGCTCCTGCAAAAAGGCTTAAAGAGCCGCCGTCGGCGGAAAAGTATCGAGCCCGCGAAGCTGCCAATGACGCGCTGAAGCAGGCTCGCGCATCGCCTGGTAGGCGGCCACAACCGGCGCCATCGACCAGGATGCCGCGGTCTCCACCACCAGCTTGGTCAGCCTGTCCAGACGCACGCCGGCATCCTCGATGGCCTGGCAATATTCCGCCAACAGGATGTGGTGGGCAGGGTGATCGAAGACCTGGCACGCCAGCCATCGGACATGGCGCGCGTCCATGGTTTGCGGCCCGCATAGATCCGGCATCGCCGATTTCGACCACAAAGGAGACCGCCGTCGTGGACGCGATTGCGTTTCTGACGATTAGTCGGGTGCAGGCATGTATACGTCCTTTGATTGCGGCGCGTTCATGCCGCTGGCCCTGATGTAGTCCGCTGATCGGATCCCAGAGAGGTCAACGCGCTTTCAAGCGGCACCCACTGATCGGGTTTGTCCGATCCCGGCTCGACCGTTCGCCATCACACCATCAGCACCTCACTTCGCTGACCTTCTCGTGCACCTCCCGCAACTGCCCGATCAGCGGAAGAAGTGCGGACCGCGCAAGCGGCGGGATGAGATCGTGATCACCTCTTCGACCAACGCGATCAGCATTCCGACGCCGGCAATGCCCTGTCGCGTCACGATGCCGAACTCCGCCAATTGGCCGCGTAAGGCGTTCACCAGCATTGTCCGCTGCCGGATCAAAAGCTCGCGGACCCGATACAGCATCAGCACACTCTGTTGCTCTTCGCTCTTCACCGGAACGAAGCGCATCGTCGGCCGCGTCACCGCCTCGCAAATCGCCTCGGCATCTGTCGCGTCATTCTTCTGCCGCTTCACGTACGGCTTGACGTAAGACGCCGGCATCAGCCGAACCTCGTCACCCAGCGCCATAAGAACCCGAGCCCAGTGGTGTCCAGTCGCGCAAGCCTCGATTCCGATCAAGCACGGCGGCAACGCCTTGAAGAATCCAACGACATCGTCGCGGCCCAGCTTGCGGCGGCTCACGGTCGCGCCGGCACCATTGATCCCGTGAACCTGAAATACATGCTTGGCGATATCCAGACCAATTGTGGTAATCTTCTCCATGGACGGCTCACCCTTATGTGACTTTCGACAGCCACACTTTGGCACATTGCGATGCCGGGAGCGGAGGCCGTCCACCACATCAGGTCAGCCCGAGGCAACGAATATCTTCCTCATCGGGCGTGAGAAGTTTGACCATCGAGCAGGCACGTGGTTCGCCGCGCTTCCAAGCCATTAAAGCGCGTATCAATGTTTCGCCGTCGATGCGATCCGCCTTTGCGCGGCGATGACGGCGAGACATGACAATGGATGCAGCCTCCACAATATGGCTCTCGATCCAGGCTTCCTTGCTGAGCACTCGCCCCAGCCAGAAGCCGTCAAGCCCGGCCTCCTGGACCACTACCAGCGGGTAGAGCCTCTCCTTACGACGCTGGGCTTTCGGTCGAGATCGATCGACACCTCATCCCGGCTCTGCGCAGGTCCAATGCAGGCGCTGGGACAGAGAATTGAAGCTATGACAGAGGAGCAGGATGCGCATTTCCTCAGCAGATTCTGGGAAGCTGTTCGCCGGACAGCCAGTCGACGATGCGTCCGCCGCCGAACGACGTTGCCATTTGCACGAAGCAATTGTCGTCCGCCACGACGTGGCCGATCAGCGCCGCTTCCCTGCCAAGCGGGTGCGCCCGCATGGCGGCGAGCAATGCATCAGCGGCTTCGGGCGCCACGACTGCGGCGAGCTTGCCCTCGTTGGCGACATTCAGCGGATCGAGGCCGAGGAGTTCGCAGGCCGCAGCCACCTCGGGGTTGATCGGAATGGCCTCCTCATCGATACGAAAACCAACCTTCGACGCATTGGCGATTTCGTTCAGCGTCGCGGCAAGGCCGCCGCGGGTCGGATCGCGCATCAGCCTGATCGATGCTCCGGTAGCCTCGACCATGGCGGCCACCAGACCATGCAGTGCGGCGGAATCCGAGACGATATCTGTGTCGAATTCCAGGTTCTCACGCTTCGACATCACCGCGACGCCGTGATCGCCGATCGAGCCGGACACGATCACCACATCGCCCGGACGGGTAGCATCGGAGCGGAGATCGAGCCCGGCCGGAACCATGCCGACGCCGGCGGTGGAGATGAACACGCCGTCGGCCTTGCCGCGTTCGACCACTTTCGTATCACCGGTGATGATCGGCATACCCGCCTCGCGCGACGCGGCACCCATGGTTTCGGCGATGCGGTCGAGATCGGCCAGCGGAAACCCTTCCTCGATGATGAAGCTCGCCGAAAGATAGAGCGGCACCGCGCCCGCCATCGCGATATCGTTGATCGTGCCGTGCACGGCTAGCGAGCCTATATTGCCGCCCGGGAAGAACAGCGGCGAGACAACATAGCCGTCGGTGGTCATCACCATGCGGCCGCCAGGCACCATGAAGGCCGACTGGTCGTTGCCGGCCCGCAGCCATTCATTGTCGAAGGCCTTGTGGAATATGCCCTCGATCAATTGGCCCATGGCGCGGCCGCCGGCCCCATGGGACAGGTCGACGCGGCCACTTTTGAGGTCGAGCTTGCGCCTGTTGGCTTTCACCATCACGTTCATGCGACGGCCCTTCCGCGTTCGGAGGCTTTGGCGTGCTCGCGGAAGCGGCCATAGGTCCAATGGGCGGCACAGGCGCCCTCGTAAGAAACCATGCAGGATCCCATCGGCGTGTCCGGCGTGCAAACGGTGCCGAACAACTTGCAGTCGGCCGGCTTCTTGACGCCGCGCAGGATCGCGCCGCATTCGCAGGCCGGGTTGTCCTTCACGGCGGGCGTCACCATCGAGAAACGCTTTTCCGCGTCGTATTCCGCATATTGCGGCCTGAGCCGCACCGCGCCATAAGGCACTTCGCCGAGTCCGCGCCATTCGAAGCTCTCGCAAAGTTCGAAGAAATTGGCGATCTCGGTCTGCGCCTTCTCGTTGCCGAACGTGGTGACGGCGCGGATATACTGGTTCTCGACTTCATGCCGGCCGTCGTTCACCTGCCGGACCAGCATCAGGATCGCCTGGATGACATCGAGCGGTTCGAAACCCGCCACTACGACCGGTTTCTGGAATTCCTCCGCGAAAAATTCGTAGGGCTCGGTGCCGATCACGGTGCTGACATGGGCAGGGCCGATGAAACCGTCGATCTTGACCGTGCCAAGCTTGCGGACATCCGGGCTTTCGAGAATGTTCTGGATCGCCGCCGGCGTCAGCACGTGGTTGCAGAAGATCGAGAAATTCCTGAGCTCCTTGGCGATCGCGATCCTGAGCGCCAGCGCCGTCGGCGGCGTCGTGGTTTCGAAGCCGATGGCGAAGAAAACCACTTCTCGATCCGGCTCGGCTTCGGCGATCCGGAGCGCATCCAGTGTCGAATAGACCATGCGGATATCGGCGCCGGCGGTCCTGGCCTTGAGCAGGCTCGATCCGTTCGAACCCGGCACGCGCATCAGGTCGCCATAGGTGCAGATCGTGATCTCCGGCCGCATGGCAAGTGCGATCGCCGCATCGATGCGGCCGATCGGCAGCACGCAGACGGGACAGCCCGGACCATGGATCATCTGCATATTTTGCGGCAGAAGGTCTTCGAGGCCATAGCGGGAAATCGCATGCGTGTGGCCGCCGCAGAATTCCATGAAATGATAGCAACGCGCCGGATCGGCAAGCGTGGCGATTTGGCGGGCGATATCCTTGGCCAGCCTGCCGTCGCGATACTCGTCGATATATCTCATGCCGCTTCTCCCAAGGCAGCTTCGCGGATCACGGCCAGTGTCCTTTCCGCCCCTTCCGGATCGATCTTCGCCAGTGCGTGGCCGACATGCAGCAGGACATAGTCGCCCGGCTTGACTTCCTCGACAAGCGCGGTCGAAATGATCTTCGAGACGCCGTCGAGCGTCACCTTCGCCATGTTGTCTGACAGCACTTCCTTTACCTGGACCGGTATGGCTAGGCACATTTCGGGTTCTCCTCCACGTGTCCTCTATCGTTCTTGATGACTTGCCTTGCAAAGGCCGCCTGGCCAAGCGCAATGCCGCCGTCATTAGCGGGAATCATCCGCGGCAAAAGTGGCTCCAGGCCAAGATTGCGCAGGGCGTTCGCAAGGCCCTCAGCGAGGATTCGGTTCACGATGCAGCCGCCGCCGAGCATGATCTTGCTCGTTCCGGCTTGCGACGCCCCGCACGCCGCCCAATCGACGAGACCGGCGATCAGCGTGCCGTGGAACAGGTTCGAGGCGCTGACGCCGCAAAGCTGCCGCTCGGCGAGATGGACGATCAGCGGCCGGAAATCGAGCATGCCGTCGACAATGCTGTAGCCTTCGGGAAGACAGTGCGGGCTCTCAGCCAGAGCCTCGAACTCAATCGCCGCCTGTCCCTCGTAACTCTGAACGAGGCACAATCCGCTGACTGCAGCTGCAGCATCGAAGAGCCTTCCGAGGCTCGACGTCCGGGCCGGCTGCATGCCACGCGCGAACATGGCTTCGAGATGCGCGACGCCGGGATGTCCCGGCCAGAGCTTTGGCGCAAGATCGATGCGGCCGGCGGCCCGCAGCGCGGCGACGCCCATGCGCCAGGGTTCGCGGGCAGCACGATCGCCGCCCGGCAGCGGCAGCGGCGAAAGCGAGCCCAGCCGCTGCCATCGGTGCCCGTCGACCATCAGCATCTCGCCGCCCCAGCTGCCGCCATCGGCGCCATAGCCATGTCCGTCGAGCGCCAACCCGAGAACCGGCTCGGTGACGTGATGCTCGGCGACGACAGCGGCAATATGGGCAAGGTGGTGCTGGATCGCAACAAGCGGCAGGCCCAGGCTCTCCGCCATCCGCACTGACCGGAAATCGGGATGCAGATCGCAAGTGGCATAGTCCGGCCTGATATCGAGAATGGAACAGAGATGCGCGACCGTCTCCTGCTGGAAGCGGATCGCTTCGGCATTGTCGAGGCCGCCGATATGCTGCGACAAGAACGCCTCCCGGCCGCGCGTGATGCAGACAGTGTTCTTGAGATCGGCGCCGGTGGCGATCACGCACGGACCGTCCTCGCCGAGATCGACAGGCTCCGGCACGAAACCGCGCGCGCGCCTCAGGAAACTTGGAGCACCATCGATCACCTGCATGACCGAATCGTCGGCGCGGACGGCGATATCGCGATTGTGCGTGACGATGAGATCGGCAATCCCGGCAAGCCGGCGTACGGCATCGTCATTGCTGGCCACCAGCGGTTCGCCGCCCGGATTGGCGCTGGTCGCGACCAGCGCGGCGGGGCCATCTCGCAGACGCTGGGCAAGCGCGTCAAACAGCAGGTGGTGCAGCGGCGCATAGGCAAGCATCAGGCCGATCCGCGTGAGCCCGGGTGCGATGAGGTTGGAAAGCCCATCAAGGCCTTCCACCAAAACGATCGGGCGGGCGGAGGACATAAGGAGCCCTTCTTCGACCGCTGTCAGATTCGCCACAAGTCGTGCCGCCTCGATATCCCGCACCATGATGGCAAACGGCTTTTGGTCGCGCGCCTTGCGCAACCTGAGAAGATCGATGGCCGCATCGTTGTGCGCATCGCAGAACAGGTGGAAGCCGCCGATCCCCTTGAGCGCGACGATCTCGCCTTTCAGCAACCGTGCAGCAATCTCCCCGACCGGGTGACTGAGTTCCGGACCGCAGTCCGGACAGGCGACGGGTTCTGCATGGAAGCGCTGGCTTTCCGGATCGGCATAGTCGGCGCGGCAGGCCGCACACATCGGAAAGGCGGCCATCGAGGTCTGCCGACGGTCATAGGGAAGGGCGCCGGTGATGGTGAAGCGCGGGCCGCAATGGGTGCAATTGACGAAGGGGTAGCCGAAGAAGCGGCTCTGCGGATCGGTCAGCTCCCGCCGGCATTCGGCGCAAGTTGCGGCATCGGCGCCGATACGCGTCGCCGCTTGTCCGCCGACGCTTTCAAGGATCTCGAACAGTTCTCCGCCAGCTGCGTCCATCTCCAGCACATCAACGGAGTCTATGCGTGCCAAGGGCGGCGCCTGCATGCGCACAGCTTCGGGGAAACGGCTTGCACAAGTGCCTTCGACCTCGATCAGCACGCCGGCGCTGTCGTTAAGCACGAAACCCGTCAGCCGCATCGTCCGCGCCAGCCGAAAAACGAACGGACGGAAACCGACGCCCTGCACGGAACCGCGCACCCGCAGCCGCAGCCGCTGGACCGGATCGTCCACAGACGATGCCAGGGCGCGCGCCATCGATCAGGCCACCTTGGCGCGCGTCGCAAGCCTTGCGGCCGTGGCCTCCAGCCACGCGTAGAAGGCCTCCATGCCTTCACCGCTGCGGGCGGAGACGACCAACGTCTGCAGCCGCGCATTGACGCGGAGCGCATTGGCGATGCAGAGCCCGACATTGAAATCGAGATGCGGAAGCAGGTCCGACTTGTTGAGGATCATCAGATCGGAGGCGGCAAAAATGTCCGGATATTTGAGCGGCTTGTCTTCACCTTCGGTAACCGACAGCACCACCACCTTGTGGGCCTCGCCGAGCTCGAAGGGCGCCGGACAAACGAGGTTGCCGACATTCTCGATGAACAGGATCGAGCCCGGCTCGGGCGCCAGGTCTTCCACCGCGTGGCCAACCATATGGGCATCGAGATGGCAGCCCTTGCCAGTATTGATCTGAATGGCGCGGGCGCCGGTTTCGCGGATGCGGGCGGCGTCGTTGTTCGTCTGCTGGTCACCCTCGATGACATTGATCACCATACGATCCTTGAGTTCGCGGATGGCACGGACCAAAAGGCTCGTCTTTCCCGAGCCGGGGCTCGAGACGAAATTCAACGCGAAAATACCGTTCTGCACGAAGAAGGCCCGATTTTCGGCGGCATAGCCGTCGTTCTTGGAGAGAATATCCTTTTCCACCTTGATAATCCGCTCCTGGCTCATGCCCGGCACATGCACGCCAGCAATGCCCTTGCCGTAGTGGACGCTGCCGTCCTCGGCGTGGTGATGGTCATGGTCATCCGGGGAATGGTGGTGATGATCGTGATCGTGACTATGCGCGCCGGCATGGCCACGACCCTCGGCCTTGCTCTTGTCACCGTCAATCACTGCCGTTCCGCAGCCGCATACCGTGCACATCAGTTCACCTCCATGTCCCTGATCTTCAATTCGTCGCCCGCTGTCATCTGCACCCGATGCCGGCCGCAGTCCGGACAGGCTCCGAACCGCTCCTCGAGCGCCACCGTCTTTCCGCAATCGAGGCACCAGCCTTCGCCGCCGATGCGATTAATCTCGAGTGCCGCGTTTTCCGCAATCGTGCCATGCCGCACCGCTTCGTAACAGAATACCAGCGCATCCGGATTGACATGGCTCAAAACTCCGACATCCAGACGAACCGACCTGACCGTGCTCGCGCCATTCTGCCGCGCCGTCTCGCAGACGATCTCGATCACACTCTCCATCAACGACATCTCATGCATGGGCAGCCTCGCGAATGCCGATTTCGAACGCCACGCAGGGATCGAACGACATGGCCAGCCTGGATACCGACCGGGCGGCCGACTCGCCCACGCCGATCCGGGATGACAGCAGGGTTTGGACGAACGGACCCGCCGGATGGAAATTCCATTCGGTCGGAGCGAGTATGCGGTAGGCGGAAAGATGTCCGTCCATGCCGATCTCAACCTGATGGTAGAGCCTGCCGCGCGCGCATTCCACTGCACCATAGCCGCCGGCGCCGGGCGTCGGTCCGCCGCCCATCAGCGAGGAATACACATCCGTGTCCTGCCGGCCGAGATTGGAGAGCTGCTGCAGGCAAAGGCGAACGTCGTGAATGCGCGCCAGGAAGCGCTCGGCCAGATGCGGGCCTTCGGGCATGCCGGTGCTGCTCAGCCGGGCATAGGCCCCGGTCTCGACGACGCGGCCGGCCAGATGCGGCAGGCTGGCATAATCCACCTCACGGCAGAGATGAGCGATAACCTCTGCATCGTCCGCAACGGTCAGCGGGTCGGGCCGCCGGCTGGCGAAAATCCGGTCACCATCGATATCGCCGAGGATTGCTGCGTAGGCCGTATCCGGCCGCGGCTCGCCTTCACCGTCGGGAACGCCGAGGGCGGCAGCCGCAGCGGAAAGCCGCGCCGTCGGTTCGGTCACGAATGCGCGATCGGCGATCTTTGCCTTCGCACCAGCAATAATCGCCCGCGAGGCGGCCAGCGCCTCGCGCAGATATTTGCCTGCCGAGTCGACAATACCGGCGGTTAGCGGCGAAGGCCA is from Rhizobium gallicum bv. gallicum R602sp and encodes:
- the hypF gene encoding carbamoyltransferase HypF; the encoded protein is MARALASSVDDPVQRLRLRVRGSVQGVGFRPFVFRLARTMRLTGFVLNDSAGVLIEVEGTCASRFPEAVRMQAPPLARIDSVDVLEMDAAGGELFEILESVGGQAATRIGADAATCAECRRELTDPQSRFFGYPFVNCTHCGPRFTITGALPYDRRQTSMAAFPMCAACRADYADPESQRFHAEPVACPDCGPELSHPVGEIAARLLKGEIVALKGIGGFHLFCDAHNDAAIDLLRLRKARDQKPFAIMVRDIEAARLVANLTAVEEGLLMSSARPIVLVEGLDGLSNLIAPGLTRIGLMLAYAPLHHLLFDALAQRLRDGPAALVATSANPGGEPLVASNDDAVRRLAGIADLIVTHNRDIAVRADDSVMQVIDGAPSFLRRARGFVPEPVDLGEDGPCVIATGADLKNTVCITRGREAFLSQHIGGLDNAEAIRFQQETVAHLCSILDIRPDYATCDLHPDFRSVRMAESLGLPLVAIQHHLAHIAAVVAEHHVTEPVLGLALDGHGYGADGGSWGGEMLMVDGHRWQRLGSLSPLPLPGGDRAAREPWRMGVAALRAAGRIDLAPKLWPGHPGVAHLEAMFARGMQPARTSSLGRLFDAAAAVSGLCLVQSYEGQAAIEFEALAESPHCLPEGYSIVDGMLDFRPLIVHLAERQLCGVSASNLFHGTLIAGLVDWAACGASQAGTSKIMLGGGCIVNRILAEGLANALRNLGLEPLLPRMIPANDGGIALGQAAFARQVIKNDRGHVEENPKCA
- the hypB gene encoding hydrogenase nickel incorporation protein HypB, with the translated sequence MCTVCGCGTAVIDGDKSKAEGRGHAGAHSHDHDHHHHSPDDHDHHHAEDGSVHYGKGIAGVHVPGMSQERIIKVEKDILSKNDGYAAENRAFFVQNGIFALNFVSSPGSGKTSLLVRAIRELKDRMVINVIEGDQQTNNDAARIRETGARAIQINTGKGCHLDAHMVGHAVEDLAPEPGSILFIENVGNLVCPAPFELGEAHKVVVLSVTEGEDKPLKYPDIFAASDLMILNKSDLLPHLDFNVGLCIANALRVNARLQTLVVSARSGEGMEAFYAWLEATAARLATRAKVA
- the hypA gene encoding hydrogenase maturation nickel metallochaperone HypA translates to MHEMSLMESVIEIVCETARQNGASTVRSVRLDVGVLSHVNPDALVFCYEAVRHGTIAENAALEINRIGGEGWCLDCGKTVALEERFGACPDCGRHRVQMTAGDELKIRDMEVN
- a CDS encoding nickel-dependent hydrogenase large subunit, whose amino-acid sequence is MTFLLGAGSIRIDVTVSRALACSVEVKANRPQGLARIFVGRRPEEAPVLAGQVFSLCGISQSVAARLAVLNAADLPMRGEERFAATAELLAERIFETLRAPILHWPSPLTAGIVDSAGKYLREALAASRAIIAGAKAKIADRAFVTEPTARLSAAAAALGVPDGEGEPRPDTAYAAILGDIDGDRIFASRRPDPLTVADDAEVIAHLCREVDYASLPHLAGRVVETGAYARLSSTGMPEGPHLAERFLARIHDVRLCLQQLSNLGRQDTDVYSSLMGGGPTPGAGGYGAVECARGRLYHQVEIGMDGHLSAYRILAPTEWNFHPAGPFVQTLLSSRIGVGESAARSVSRLAMSFDPCVAFEIGIREAAHA